cccaactcccctcctcttctcccacctTCCCATTCCCAGGTGCCAACCCCACAGTCAGTAAAGAATCCATGATTGTGGTGCCATTTGACGGGAGCCCCGGGGGGTCATGGACAGGTCGGAGGGTAAATAAGCAAGGTGCTATGGTGACACTGGGCATCACTCCAAATCCAAAAGCGCTGGTCGGAAAGTTCCAGAGCTGCGTGGCCATCTTGATCCCCAGTGGAATCATCCGGACCAAACGGGACCCCAGCACTGACCTCTACCTTCTGTTCAACGCATGGTGCCCTGGTCAGTACAGCTGAAGTTGTGGTGGTGGGTTAAGAAGTGGGTATCCTCAGTGGTGTAGTTTAGTAAGAAGTAGTGGGTATGATGTTTCTCCACTGTTCATCTTACAGTGGACATAAATGCAAATCACGTAGACTAAACTCTCACAGCAAATGTTCTGAAATGACCTTgtggtgattaagatgttgcAACTATATAGTTGTATATAGTGAACGACTATGTGTCCATGAATGAAGAGTACTGACTCTAAtcctggactgtgtgtgtgctctccttaGATGATGAAGTGTTTCTGAACAACTATACAGACAGGAAGGAGTATGTACTGAATGATCATGGAGTCATATACCAGGGAGACGCTGATGCAATGTCGAACAGAATGTGGCTCTACGGTCaggtatatacacacataaacacatacacacacacgtatgcaattgccccacacacacaaatacacacccacaaGCATGACACaagctccctgtgtgtgttccagtttgaGCGTGGAGTGCTGGAAGCCTGCATCTACATCCTGGATGCATGTAATATGCCTATTGACAACAGAGGCAGCAGCATCTACATCAGCAGGCAGGCCTCGGCCATGGTGAGTCAGCACTGGAACATCATACATggaacattttcttttaacttatTTCACATATTACCTTTGTATTACTGCTACTTTGTTTATCTTGACATGACTTAACGTTGCTTTACCAGATGTAATTCTGTAAATGCTCTGGTACTAGGTATTTGTTGTACGACACACTTGATCAAATGTGAcaaaagtttttctttttacaaaacATTACATGTAGATTAACTcagaggatgatgatggggtAATAGTGGGACGATGGGACGAAGACTACTCTCTGGGCACGTCTCCTAATCTGTGGACAGGCAGCACACAGATTCTGCTGAAGTACGccagcacacgcacacctgtCCGCTATGGGCAGTGCTGGGTCTTTGCAGGAGTGTTCAACAGCTGTGAGTGGACAACTTACACTCAAAtgaactcagaaacacacacacacacatcacaagtaTACACATAGACAGAGAAACCCTCAAAGCTCTCCTtatccaatccccccccccccccccccccccccagtcctgcgTTGTCTGGGAATCCCATCCAGGGTCATTACAAACTATGGCTCCGCCCACGACAATGACGGCAACATGAAAATTGACCTCATCTTCCTCCCCGATGGACAACCTGACAAATTCAACACAAGGGACTCCATCTGGTATGTCCATCACTCTGTCAATCAGCCATGCATCAACCAAAGATAATAGGACACAGGAagcaaaagtattttgaaagtgCTGGCTCTCCATTTTTTCTTTGTTCTATTCTGCTCTGCTCATCTCTTCTCCATACTGGATTCTATTCTGTTCTACTCTAGGAACTTCCATTGCTGGAATGAGGCGTACATGAGCAGGAGTGATCTGCCTGCAGGTCTAGGAGGCTGGCAGGTAGTGGACGCCACTCCACAGGAGACAAGCGGCGGtaggacaccccccccacacacacacacacacacttacaaacacacagagacacaaagacacacacaggtgcaccaacattcaaacaaacacacacacacacttctgaggTGTATAAGTGGACGAAACAATTattttggtgtgtttttgtgtaactCGCAGGATATTTTCGTTGTGGGCCAGCATCAGTCAAGGCCGTCAAGGAGCGTCAGGTCTCTTATCCCTTCGACATGAAGTTTGTCTTCGCTGAGGTGAGGAACAGTCCCTAAACGTGGAGACATTACAAATAGGACAAACAAGAAAACCTTtgatgtttctccctctctgctctcctttctccctccccaacaGGTTGCCAGTGATGTGGTGTTCCAAAAGCGTGACAAATCTGGAGTTTTGACCCCCTTCTACACAGACAAAACCAGTGTGGGAAAGTTGATCCTCACCAAGTCTGTGGGCAGTGATGCACCAGCTGACATCACAAATACATACAAGAACCCTGTTGGTACGTGGCATGACTGATGTTCATACACTGATGCGACACCCAgatgttcatacacacacacaccctctctgactTGTCCCTCTCCTCAGTAGGCATCAGTCATGATGAACCCACCAGTGTTCTGGGAGAGGACTTGGAGAGCGACAACCCTGAGCTTCCAGGAACCACAGTGACAGCGTCCATCCTGGTCAACCAAGTCCGGCTGGAGCAGGACTTCACCTTGGTTATTGAGTTtaccaacctggggggggtcgaGCTCAAGATACAGGTGGGATGTACTGCACAAATGTGAATAAATGTACGTGTATagtatgtatttgtatgtaaacgtgtgtgtgcattgtgtatatttgtgtgtttcaaacAGACATTGTCTCCatccttttgtttgtttgttcattCATCAATCCATCCCTGCTTTCATCCAACAAaccacccatccacccatcccAGGCCAACCTGTCTGGCAGCGTGGCCTTTTATACTGGAGTGCCGTCAGAAAAGTTCAAAGACGAAAACGTAGACGTCACCGTCAGTCCACACACGAGTGAGTGTGAGgccctctgagtgtgtgtgtgtcagagagagattgagatgaTATACATGGACAAaaaccttcatctcctcctcctctcccctcgtccTGCTGTTCTCCTCTAGCTGAGCGTGTCTTGGTGAATGTGTTGGCGGTGGATTACATGCCCAACATCAACTCTCAGTCCATCCTCTACTTCACTTTGGTGGGACGCACAACCGACAACCAGGACTTCGCTACTGTGAAGGTCCTCACTCTGCAGGTCCCTACTCTCAGCATTgaggtcagtacacacacacacactctctcattttctgtttctctctggctccctctctcttttctctaaccctcaccccactcccacccctttgctccctttctttcacacaaacattgtGACAAAGGTGTATTGTGGGTTCCCAGGTGAGCGAACCCCCCCATCTGGGTCAGGTGACGTATGTCACAGTCAGCTTCACCAATCCCTTCACCTTCTCTCTGGACGACGTCTCCATCAGCTGTGAGGGATCTGGCCTCCTGGACTTCAAAATCAAGCAGtacaggtgaccccccccccccccacacacacacacacacacacagtcgccagacatacaacacacatcTTCGTAGACATTGTTTCAGCACTGtgaacgctgtgtgtgtgtgtttgcgcagtGTGATCGCTCCCAACGACACTATCACCTGGGTCGAGTCGTGCTGTCCGAAGCGAACAGGGAAAAGTCGCCTCTGCGCTTTTCTGGACTGCAACAAGCTCAGCCGTGTCAGCGGGATCCTGGACGTTCTCATCCTACCCTGATTGGCTTGGCAGGAGAAGACCCGCCCACTTGCCCCTTTACCCACCAATCAGCAGAGAGCAAGGAATGCAATTCCCAAGTAGCGCATGTTATTTTTGTTGTAGATTATATTTCCTTGGACTGAAAATATGCAAAACAACTCATTTCAAGTCACATGTTCCCCATTCAAATTTAAATTAACCTGTGGAGGCTATATTGAAAACTACTTTCAGGTTTTGAAAAATAATCTGTCTTTGAAAACAATGCAAACCAAATATTTTAGCTTCATAAAATCTTGATCATTTCACAACCTATCTGATCAAATGCTTCTCCTATTATCCTCTTTTTGAATTTAGACAGTGAAAATTATACTTTTCTATTTCCAAATATGAATCTGTCTTTGAAAACATTTTAAGAGAAATGGCAAAGCTCTCAAAAACAGTAGAAACCTTGGTCTGACATAATCATTTTGTTTATCTTCTGCTTTGTTGCaattattaatatgtgttttaGTAAAAGCTTTGCTCAGCCAATTATGATCAATAAAGCATTCATAAAATCATGACACTGCTGTTTTACTCTGTTGCTTTTTTGTTGAAAACTGTCAGTGGCCAAAGAGGAGCAGCACTAGAGGGCAATGAACACTATggggaagatgaatgaaagcgtgtgtgtgagtaaggtggtggagggggggggggggggtcagaggaaGACAGGCCAGTGAGCATGAGGAAGAGGCTCATGGATGATTCCTTGCAACAGGTACTTCTCTCAGCTTCAATCGTTTTGTTAATCTGGCCGTTGGATAGTGAAACAGCCACTGATAAAGTCAAAGTTTTAGATGACTAGAACCATTTGTGCTTTACCTGTTTGAATATTTCAAAAACTTGGATCACTTTATACGACTCAACAGGGCAGCAAACGCATTCATATTTCATTCTCCCACAACCGTCATCCAAACAACTTCAAAGTCACCCCTGCACGTTGGTGCTTCATTCCGTCCTTTGTTTGATACAGAATGGACGGTTAAAGCAGATCAAGTTGTGTACGCTCACTTTATTATGCAACTCACATAACACATATGTTAAGAGTATGTGTACCGGTGGAAGCTCAACCAGTGTCACACTGAATAAAGTCAGTGGTGCAACAACAACCATCCCAACATTTGGGTCCTGGCAATATACCTGCCAAATGTGAGACCCAATAATTGAGATAATCAAGACAGAaagacacttacacacagacctgcctTTATAATTAGATGTCTAGTTCTTAGGTCctatttctgtttctgttggttgtgtttttttgttctgGCCATTCTGCAAAGTCCATAGCCTCTGCAGAATTGACCAATACCAAGTGTGCTATCAAAGCTGAGGTAAGTGGATTTTCTCTGacaatatgtgtgcatgtgtcacatGTGTTAGGTGATAGAAAAACAATCATGATAATACATAAGCCTTAGTCATTCAGAATTTTTCTCTTCTTGTGCTATTCTCTTGTTTTACAGTCTCACCGGGCTCCACTATTTAAATAGGTAGATATAGATTTAACACAGAcctttgtttgtgttgttgatTGCCCAAGACTCTATTTGGGACATTGGGCTGAGTTTCACCCCCTGCCCTCAATCGAGCTACTGGCTGACCCTGCAGATGTCTCTGTTGCTGCTTGAGCCCTACAGCAACACTTCCTCCAGAAACACAAACTAGCAACAGCACTACTAAAACCACGTACACAGCCTCAGGATACTGTTActattcctcctctccttacaccttttcctttcatctcctcttttctcctgtccTCACCCTTTTATCTCCTCTCTTATCCTTTACTCTGTTCTTTCATATTTCTCATCTCTAATCTGgtctccacctccccacccctcatccctcccaggTTAGTTGGTAGAGAAACTCTTCCTGTCAGCTGACCTTTATGTTGATGGTGGCCACGCCCACCATTATGACAAGAGCCTCTGTCTACCCGACTTCCTTCGCTTCTCCTTCTACTCTaggaagagaggaagtgtgTATGTGACACTAAAACCATTTCAATACCTATCTGAGTAATAATCAAGTTCATTATATTAGACAAGCACCGTCGTTCTCCCGGTGTTCCCTAAACTGTTAGTTGTGTTTGTCCACACAGGTCTGATAGCCTTGGAGAAACCTGAAAGGGAAGTTCAGTGTGGATCTAAAACAACCAGTGGTGAGAGGTTGTTACTGCAGGTTTCTTACACAAACAGGACGTTCTGCCAGGATGTTTTATCTACAGAAAATACTCTGACCTGGGTTAAATACATTCAGTAGACACAGTACAGTATCTTACATATTGCACCTCTGGTATTATCTTGTAAGCCAGACCACACTAGAtttttttttgtgatttgtgattTTGGCCTTCTACCTGTATCAGCTTAGCTGTACCTTTACTCAACCCATCAACATTTGCTGATTTCTCTATGACAGCTTTGCTCCAAAGGTAACAATGACCTCTGtccaacatacacacagtgttgtgtgtgtgaatgtgtgtgtgtaagtctgaGTTATACAATGCCCTTCAGGCCAAGGTGCACACCTGCAAGTCCCCATTTCTGCCACTAGAGGGCTCCTGCTCACCCTCCAAGCACCatgtggaacagagaggaggaaggcctAAGTTTGGGatctcccacaatgcaccctCAACCCTCCTTCTTCCAGGGAAGAAATCTTTCGTCCATCCCATAAGATGTGATCTAGCTATGAATGGATAGGTGTGAGATGCGTAGAGACAAACAGGCTTCCATCTGTCCTGTCATGTAGGATCAGATTTCCTTCCATGAGGGCAGGATGGTGGTAAGGAAActtgaaaggaaaggagagagagaagaagggaggaaaggaagaaagaatatACATCAGTGTCCATCTTTACTTACCACTGGCACCATCTTACAAGTTGAACAAAATCAAAGTAGCTAACGGTAACAGTGCATCAACTGTTTTGACCACCTGGTACTCGAGCCAGTATAGTTCCTGGCTGGTTTCTATTGTTGACTAAATACAGTATGCGGATCCATGAATGTATCTGGTTACAGATgtagggtgtatgtgtggttgtCCTGTAGAAGGTGTTCTACAGTGGAGACACCTGACACTGGTGAGGCTGTTCCTATGGGGGTGGCACActgctggtggtggaggtgaaggttCCTATGCGGTCTGTCACTGGAGATGCATGATGCTAGGTTTAGTGTTCAGTATATATACCTCGGCGtgctggaggatgtgtgtggttACTTGCTGCTATGATCATCTGATGCTGTTGCCGTGGCAGCAGGTTGAGAGATCGCCCCGGTCAGCCATTCCTAGACAACAGATGTGGAATCATTAATTCAACTATGGATGACCATCTTGATATCTTAGATggtcatgtcacacacacacatacagacagacacacactcacacacacatacatacaagatGTATGCAAAGACATGCgtgaacacactcaaacacacacacacactaacagcaaCCATATAACTGACAGAGCAGCAGCTTCTATTCCAGCTACAGGTCAATCATTTACTGCTGCTGATAGTTGGCCAGGGACACAGACTTGGACACTATCATTTTCCCATATGAGAGGCTGAGTTGGTGTGCGTTGTGGGGTTGTTTACTAGGAGTTGATGTTCTACTATTGGCCGGGGTGGTGGGAAAGGGGGGCAGAAAGGTCAACTActagacagagaaaagagagagagagagaaggatggacaaTCAGTTACCTagacagaccgacaggcagataaacagatcagctgatggacagacagactcagAGATCCAAACAGGAAGAACTCTACAGTAGAGTAGCCAGGCTGCCAGACAGGCagcaaggcaggcaggcagccaggcaaggCAAGGCAGGTCAGAGCTAAAAGCACTTCAGCACTCCAAACTATTTGGATCCCTTGACAGGGCAGAAGAGAGCTTCATGTTACTACCTCAATACAgtctgtccttcctctctcacctctctctttatttctcctgtTTTCTTTCTAATTATCTTTTCCCCCTCGCTTTCAATCTGTACTGGGAAGATGGGCCAGGTCAGTCTGTGCCTGGTCTTAACAGGGTCCTCTTGGGGATGTGTATCTGGTCAGGGTATTACCCTGGGGTGAGAGGTCAGGAAGCTCTGTTAACCATTTATTTCCCTGTATGGGTCTCTAGTTCCAGTCCCTGGCTGGCAAAGGTTTTTAGTTCCAAACCCTATCTAGTACACCTATTCTACCCTCAAGGTGGCACAAGGACGAAAGACATGGGTAGagaaaaacatatatatttttttaagctaCAAATGATATCTTcttttaaatgtaattaaagGAATGCTTCCAaactaccctcccccccccccccccaattcaaAAGGCTGGACTTCATAAAAGAATCGGCTTGTAAAAACAGCCTGTACAAGTTGCCTAGCATGCACAGTGGGTCTGTgttcaggcaggcaggctgtttTGGAGCAGTGGAGGCAGCAATGGAAGGCAAACAACTGTTACCTACAAATCATCAGTCACCATTGGAAACCGgtttttctccccctccactcccctccccgcgTTGTTATCTCTTCATTGACTGTGGAGctaaaactcccccccccccaaaaaaaaaaaagttaagacGCAAAACACCGCGCTACAAAGTTTTAACCGACCAGTTTGAGTACTTTGAGAATATTGAGATCaggtcagaaacacattttagaCATACGAGTAGATGGAAGGAGAGTATACGTGGGAGTCTGCTCGACTCAGTCTCAGCCAGTTGAGCAAGAGTGCCGCATATCGTTGTCATCCCCCACACCACCAACAGGTGTTGAACTCATGTGACTAGTCTCATGTCATTCACAGAGTTCAAATACAACAGGTTTTCATCGACGGAATCACATTTTTTATGAACTAACTTAATGTTCAATTGATTGAAATTTGAGTCGATGGTTAGTTTTCCTGAAAGTGGATTGGAGATGCGGCATGTCGGTCGCTTCCTCCCACTGCTCGGGTACGATGGATGAATCCACCCTTTTGTTGCTGTCGAAGTGGCAAGATGGTTTGTTCCTTGGCAACCGGGACCGATGTCATGGTTACGTACAATAAATAACATCACACAAACTTTATGTAGGCTAGTTTGGAGACGCGCAAGAACCACCGATGAATATCAACTTTACTGCGCACGTTAAGTCTTATTGATTAGGGGAAGCCGTTAAATCCCTTCGCTCTGATATATAGCCTACATCAGAGCAAATATACAGCAATTTCCTACCGCTTTGATCTTGTATTCCCTACAGCTCCCAACTATTTTGACCTGATCAACTAACTTACGTTGACTTATAAAGTTTTGTTCCTTGGTGAATGGTACTTTGCTTTGTGAATTTTAACCTAAAAATACCCTGTACCCAGAATTGGAGACATAGCCTACATTGCTGGACATAGTCTATTTTGCTTTCCCGAGAAGCACTACCCTTTGAGGTGTCACTGTCGTTTTTAGAGCCGAGAATGAGTTAATTGTTTGTCAACAGTTTAATTTAAATTTGAAAGTAAACCATTGAGAGTAAAGCAATTGATTACATTACAGTAGTGAATGTATCTCATCTGGTCCATCGTGAGATTGCCATTCTGTGAGTAGCCTTACATGGCCTACCGTGTGTGCGTACTATGCTACTAAAGATCAACGTTGTTGAAactatttgtgtgttgtgtgatggtTTGTGAGCTTAAGCTACATAGTGGCAGTAGTCCATATAGGAACTTATTTGATAGGCTTCTTAGAATGTTATAAGATAGTCTACattttgtaaatgtattagACACACGTTGTCCTCAATATCAGTTACACAAATACAATACGCTGTAATATAAATGCGattatgaaagaaagaaaaggtagGCTACTTGATAGTTTGAGGCTAGCATTCACAGCTGCATCACACTCTATCTCTGCAGTCGCTGGGAGGTTCCAGGCTCCTGTGTAGCCTGCGGGCTCGGGCGGGGAGGGGATGTGGCGGCCAACGGTgatggggctgggaggggtCTGAGTATCTGTGGATGAGGGGCCTGCAGGAATGCGGGAGTAAATCAGAAGTAGCAGAAGAAACTAAATGTAACAACTGTAACTAGTTTATATGAAGGCAGAAAGTCCGAATGGACTTCATCACCCCATACAACGTGGAATACTTCACAAACATATCGTTTGAGTAGCCAACACAGTCATTTGGAAAAGCTATTTATATACCAAAagcatctgcccccccccccccgccccccccagcacacacacggcTCGAAGTCGTTACTAACACCGTGAGTCAACTGCTTTTCGTGATGTTGATCAACAGGGTTCTAGAACGTTAAGAAAGAACTGAAAATTCCGGGTGTAAATTTTACACTATCACCGAGCGCATACACTTCCCTTTCTCTACACAAATTTTCTCTGAAGCAGCCGGAGAAAAATCGAGGGTACCACGCCGTCCTCCACCTCGataaaactttttttctctcacccccctccctttccttctcttccctccctgtTCTCTTTAGCCAGTCAGAGAGGTTCCTTTGGAGATGCTTACTGGCCGAAGTCTACTCACAGCAGCCTCCCCACGTCCCCTAGGCGACTGACTGGAGCAACACGTGATGCGCTTTTACTTATCAGgtttaggagagaggagagaacagcgcTTTGAGGACGACCGGAGAGGATAGCGaaataaagtgcttttcctcTCGCCTCTCAACTCTTTTTTCTGTTTTCCTCTTCAGGAATTCAGAGAAAAGAGTGAGGGCAACAAAGTTGTCGAACTTTGCACATCCTCAGAAACGCCATTTTGATTCCTCTCCGGAACAACTTTGctgcttcttttttctcaaCCCATCATCACCAGTCACCATCATCAGTATGTCTCGGCGCAAGCAGCCCAACCCCAACAAAGTCAAACGTAAGTAGCCTACCAAGCTTCTCGGATTACCTTCTCAAACTATTTACGTATGCTACCTCTTCTATTGTCGATATCTCGTGTCAAATATGTGTTTGGTCAAGTTTTTACTTGCAATGGGTCCAAGTATCAAAGTTGGAAGAGTTGTGCGGTTGGAGATGTTTTTTCTCTCGCAACTCCCGTCTGCTTCCTAGTTTCGAAAAGGAGCGATGCTCATCCATGATTAACCCCTCTGAGCGGAGGAATTTGACTTTGTCTCTTCCTCACACTCGATTATTTCTACCCGCTCAATAGTTACTCATTCCCACTTTAATTCAACTTTGGTTGTTCGCTTGTTCACCTCCACGCCCGTAAAGTTTTTTTCTCCCAGAATGATGGGAGCTCATGGAGGGTCAAAGTCTATTAGCTTGGTAACTAGCCACCGAGCATCCATATCTCTGGTGCACTTTGATCGAAGCCTAGCGGTAGCTCAGTTGCCATGTGTTGGTATAGCCGCTAGCAAGCTACATTTTGACCTTGTCGAGATGTTTTCTAAACTTTATTTTGTTCTTCTTGTTAACGACTAAAATGTTGAATGTGTATTTCAAGTCATAAATCGTCAAATTTGTAATTTCGACGATTTACCCGAACGGGAAGTAAAGCGAGACTTTTTCCATCACCTTGACCATCATTTTGTGACGCCTGTTGCATCCCCCAGACGCATTTGTCTCAGCTATACCTGTAAAAGGAACTTCCTTGACATTTGTAATTTAAA
Above is a genomic segment from Osmerus mordax isolate fOsmMor3 chromosome 15, fOsmMor3.pri, whole genome shotgun sequence containing:
- the LOC136958010 gene encoding coagulation factor XIII A chain-like is translated as MSICANTVLVPTVTHAGRFSTPRPRCNAEFHHIQEFVPFGGKEGEEDPTLVSDDISRLYVVTVDMLQKSNKVEHHTARYDSPQLIIRRGQEFFVSVKFNRPLSPTDKFQLEFMIGANPTVSKESMIVVPFDGSPGGSWTGRRVNKQGAMVTLGITPNPKALVGKFQSCVAILIPSGIIRTKRDPSTDLYLLFNAWCPDDEVFLNNYTDRKEYVLNDHGVIYQGDADAMSNRMWLYGQFERGVLEACIYILDACNMPIDNRGSSIYISRQASAMINSEDDDGVIVGRWDEDYSLGTSPNLWTGSTQILLKYASTRTPVRYGQCWVFAGVFNSFLRCLGIPSRVITNYGSAHDNDGNMKIDLIFLPDGQPDKFNTRDSIWNFHCWNEAYMSRSDLPAGLGGWQVVDATPQETSGGYFRCGPASVKAVKERQVSYPFDMKFVFAEVASDVVFQKRDKSGVLTPFYTDKTSVGKLILTKSVGSDAPADITNTYKNPVGISHDEPTSVLGEDLESDNPELPGTTVTASILVNQVRLEQDFTLVIEFTNLGGVELKIQANLSGSVAFYTGVPSEKFKDENVDVTVSPHTSECEAL